From Bacillus basilensis, a single genomic window includes:
- a CDS encoding N-acetylmuramoyl-L-alanine amidase C-terminal domain-containing protein, with the protein MKQSNGLTYFVTVPTSDAQRNGMNFYLERTGYGIMVIEK; encoded by the coding sequence ATTAAACAATCAAATGGATTAACATATTTCGTTACTGTTCCAACTTCAGATGCACAACGTAATGGAATGAATTTCTACCTTGAACGTACAGGATATGGCATTATGGTTATTGAGAAATAA
- a CDS encoding PLP-dependent aminotransferase family protein, whose protein sequence is MFKDFKVVKDRPVYIQLKDYLKKMIMKGHLLGDQKIPSTRELSELLSVSRNTVLAAYADLEQEGLIYAVKGKGNFVAKVDISNTSSVEIDWKNKLNTVTLLADELDLMKHGVRWEKGMIVFNSIAPDEKLFDVENFKRAFLTRMSIEGDVVLNYGYAKGYRPLMNYLLHYMEMKGVDISNKDILITNGFTEGLDIVLSSLSKKSGRVICENPTHHAALKLFRLHGLEVHGIDMNEDGLDTNQVEKSLREKEFDFAYLIPSYHNPTGIVTSSEKRTELMRLFSKYKVPIIEDGFNEELRYSGSHLAPLLTFAGAGNNVIYISSFSKVLFPGLRVGWIIADKELIHHLESVKRARTIHTSTLDQAVLFQYLHEGYFEKYLKKARSVYKKKYELAVGACNEYIPFQRMTGDGGLHLFIELDEKIHARTLLQKCYEQGVTFSPGDVFYSDGGGANTFRLGFSRLKEEEIVRGIKIIGDTIKNEIWS, encoded by the coding sequence TTGTTTAAAGATTTTAAAGTTGTGAAAGATCGTCCCGTTTATATTCAATTGAAAGATTATTTAAAAAAGATGATTATGAAAGGGCATTTGCTCGGAGATCAAAAAATACCTTCAACAAGGGAACTAAGTGAATTATTAAGTGTGAGCAGAAATACTGTACTCGCTGCTTATGCAGATTTGGAGCAAGAAGGGCTCATTTATGCAGTTAAAGGAAAAGGGAATTTTGTTGCGAAGGTTGATATAAGCAACACTTCGTCTGTTGAAATAGATTGGAAAAATAAACTTAATACAGTTACCCTATTAGCGGATGAATTAGATTTAATGAAACATGGTGTTCGCTGGGAAAAAGGAATGATTGTTTTTAACAGCATCGCTCCGGATGAAAAGCTATTTGATGTGGAAAATTTCAAAAGAGCTTTTCTTACTCGTATGTCCATTGAAGGTGATGTCGTATTAAACTACGGATACGCAAAAGGTTATAGACCGTTAATGAATTATCTACTTCATTATATGGAAATGAAAGGTGTAGATATTTCGAACAAAGATATTTTAATTACAAATGGATTTACCGAAGGATTAGACATAGTACTATCCTCATTATCGAAAAAATCAGGTCGAGTTATTTGTGAGAATCCAACTCACCATGCTGCGTTGAAGCTGTTCCGCTTACATGGCCTTGAAGTTCATGGTATTGATATGAATGAGGATGGCCTTGATACGAATCAAGTTGAAAAAAGCTTGCGTGAAAAAGAGTTTGATTTTGCATATTTAATTCCTTCCTATCATAATCCAACCGGTATTGTTACAAGTTCAGAGAAAAGAACGGAACTGATGAGATTATTTTCAAAATATAAGGTTCCTATTATAGAAGATGGATTTAATGAGGAACTACGTTATTCAGGTTCACATTTAGCACCATTATTAACTTTTGCTGGCGCTGGTAATAATGTGATTTATATTAGTAGCTTTTCGAAGGTACTTTTCCCTGGTTTACGTGTAGGATGGATCATTGCAGATAAAGAGCTGATCCATCATTTAGAAAGTGTAAAAAGAGCAAGAACAATTCATACATCTACTTTAGATCAAGCTGTTCTGTTTCAATATTTACATGAAGGATATTTTGAAAAATATTTAAAAAAGGCAAGATCTGTTTATAAGAAAAAATATGAGTTAGCTGTTGGGGCGTGTAACGAGTACATTCCGTTTCAAAGGATGACCGGTGATGGTGGACTTCATTTATTTATAGAGTTAGATGAAAAAATTCATGCCCGAACTCTTTTGCAAAAGTGTTATGAGCAAGGAGTTACATTTTCTCCTGGAGATGTTTTTTACTCTGATGGAGGAGGAGCGAATACTTTTCGATTAGGATTTTCACGTCTGAAAGAAGAAGAAATAGTTCGGGGAATTAAAATAATCGGTGATACAATAAAAAATGAAATTTGGAGTTGA
- a CDS encoding triacylglycerol lipase, whose protein sequence is MGKLFLKICFFTLMTVGLFSAKIIYAEEGHQNNYPIILVNGFAGWGREEMLGVKYWGGVHDIQEDLKRNGYTVHTAAVGPVSSNWDRACELYAQINGGTVDYGAAHAEKHGHNRFGRTYSGFAPNWSETNKVHLVGHSMGGQTTRALVQLLKEGSFEEKNYVKNHPNIKISPLFEGEKSYVHSVTTLATPHNGTTLADGSLLLPFVKDLLITAASFGGNNNLSLYDFKLDQWGIKKNAGESFFQYTDRIINSSLWKNTKDISQWDLSTDGAKELNNWVKTQPDVYYLSYSGHASQAAPITGLHLPHITMNKVLMGNAFFLGSYARYEENRPLIDTSWWQNDGVVNTNSMIAPSSNTAVNNNESLQVGKWNHIETKANWDHLDMVGLSISDTLGFSSIPEFYRTIAEKLSRLPK, encoded by the coding sequence ATGGGGAAGTTATTTTTAAAAATATGTTTTTTTACATTAATGACTGTAGGTTTATTCTCAGCGAAAATTATATACGCTGAAGAGGGTCACCAAAATAATTATCCGATCATATTAGTGAATGGATTTGCTGGATGGGGTAGAGAAGAAATGCTTGGCGTAAAATATTGGGGCGGTGTTCATGATATACAGGAGGATTTAAAAAGAAATGGTTATACTGTACATACCGCAGCTGTTGGACCTGTTTCTAGTAACTGGGACCGTGCATGTGAATTGTATGCCCAAATTAACGGTGGAACAGTAGACTATGGTGCCGCACATGCCGAGAAACATGGACATAATCGTTTTGGCAGAACTTATAGTGGCTTTGCACCGAATTGGAGTGAAACAAATAAAGTTCATTTAGTTGGGCATAGCATGGGTGGACAAACGACTAGAGCATTAGTACAGCTATTAAAAGAAGGTAGTTTTGAAGAAAAGAATTATGTGAAAAATCACCCGAACATCAAAATATCACCACTATTTGAAGGTGAGAAATCATATGTTCATAGTGTTACAACATTAGCAACCCCTCACAATGGTACAACACTTGCGGATGGTAGTCTTCTGCTACCGTTCGTTAAAGATTTACTCATTACAGCTGCAAGTTTTGGAGGAAACAATAATTTATCGTTATATGATTTCAAATTGGATCAATGGGGTATAAAGAAGAATGCTGGAGAGTCTTTTTTCCAATATACTGATCGCATTATAAATAGTTCACTTTGGAAAAATACAAAAGATATAAGTCAATGGGATTTAAGTACAGATGGTGCAAAGGAGTTAAATAATTGGGTAAAGACGCAACCGGATGTGTATTACTTATCCTATAGTGGACATGCATCACAAGCAGCACCTATAACAGGTTTACATTTACCTCATATAACGATGAATAAAGTGTTAATGGGGAATGCATTTTTCTTAGGTTCTTATGCGAGATATGAAGAAAACCGTCCATTAATTGATACTTCTTGGTGGCAAAATGATGGTGTAGTAAATACAAATTCTATGATTGCACCTTCTTCTAATACAGCTGTAAATAATAATGAGTCTTTACAGGTTGGAAAATGGAATCATATCGAAACGAAAGCAAATTGGGACCATCTCGACATGGTAGGATTAAGTATTTCAGACACGTTAGGTTTTTCTAGCATTCCAGAGTTTTATAGAACAATTGCTGAAAAGCTATCACGTTTACCGAAATAG
- a CDS encoding homoserine dehydrogenase, with translation MKIQVVLSGYGTVGREFIKLLNEKYSYIYETYGIQLVVSGVLGRNIAIHNEDGLSIHHLLMYGGGTAAIEKYLDYYPNERATNGINGTVLVESTVTNLKDGNPGKQYIKQAIEKHMDVVAISKGALVTNWREINEAAKQANVRIRYSGATAAALPTLDIGQFSLAGCHIEKIEGILNGTTNYILSKMNEEDVTFEEALKEAQSKGIAETNPILDVSGSDSACKLLLLTNSLMGTEKTLTDIHIKGIEHVTKQQIRNAKEQNKYIKLIASANKDKDGNVVLHVEPSEIDRDHPLAKVNGTEKGITFFTDTMGQVTTIGGASNPRGAAAAALKDVINLYRKDL, from the coding sequence ATGAAAATTCAAGTTGTATTATCAGGATATGGAACAGTAGGCAGAGAGTTTATAAAATTATTAAATGAAAAATATTCATATATATATGAAACATATGGGATTCAATTAGTTGTAAGTGGCGTATTAGGGAGAAATATTGCAATACATAATGAAGATGGCTTATCTATTCACCATTTATTGATGTATGGTGGCGGTACCGCTGCAATTGAAAAATATTTAGACTATTATCCGAATGAACGTGCAACAAATGGGATAAATGGTACTGTATTAGTAGAATCAACTGTTACAAACCTTAAAGATGGAAATCCAGGAAAACAATATATAAAACAAGCGATTGAGAAACATATGGATGTAGTTGCAATTTCAAAAGGCGCACTCGTTACAAACTGGAGAGAAATAAATGAAGCAGCAAAGCAGGCAAATGTACGAATTCGATATAGCGGTGCAACTGCTGCGGCATTACCGACACTCGATATTGGTCAATTTAGTTTAGCTGGTTGCCATATTGAAAAAATAGAAGGAATATTAAACGGGACAACAAATTATATTCTTTCGAAAATGAATGAGGAAGATGTTACGTTTGAAGAAGCACTGAAAGAAGCCCAAAGTAAGGGAATTGCTGAAACAAACCCAATATTAGATGTAAGTGGTTCTGATAGTGCGTGTAAATTGTTACTTTTAACAAACAGTTTAATGGGAACAGAGAAGACGCTTACAGATATACATATAAAAGGAATTGAACATGTTACAAAACAACAAATTCGAAATGCGAAGGAACAAAATAAATATATTAAATTAATAGCTTCAGCAAATAAGGATAAGGATGGTAACGTGGTTCTTCATGTAGAACCGTCCGAAATAGACAGAGATCATCCACTAGCAAAAGTAAATGGTACAGAAAAAGGGATTACGTTCTTTACAGATACGATGGGCCAAGTTACTACAATTGGTGGTGCATCAAATCCACGTGGAGCCGCAGCAGCAGCGTTAAAAGATGTAATTAACTTGTACCGAAAAGATTTATAA
- the ddlB gene encoding D-alanine--D-alanine ligase — protein sequence MRIGVIMGGVSSEKQVSIMTGNEMIAHLDKSKYDIVPITLNEKMDLIEKAKDIDFALLALHGKYGEDGTVQGTLESLGIPYSGSNMLSSGICMDKNISKKILRYEGIETPDWIELTKMEDLNLDELDKLGFPLVVKPNSGGSSVGVKIVYNKDELISMLETVFEWDSEVVIEKYIKGDEITCSIFDGKQLPIISIRHAAEFFDYNAKYDDAGTIEEVIELPVELKERVNKASLACYKALKCSVYARVDMMVKDGIPYVMEVNTLPGMTQASLLPKSADAAGINYSKLLDMIIETSLRVREEEGF from the coding sequence ATGAGAATTGGCGTTATTATGGGAGGAGTATCCTCTGAAAAACAAGTATCAATTATGACTGGAAATGAAATGATTGCACATTTAGATAAAAGTAAGTATGACATAGTTCCAATTACGTTAAACGAAAAAATGGATTTAATCGAAAAAGCGAAAGACATTGATTTTGCGCTGCTCGCATTACACGGAAAATACGGAGAAGACGGGACTGTTCAAGGAACGCTTGAAAGTTTAGGTATTCCTTATAGCGGGAGCAATATGTTATCTAGCGGTATATGTATGGACAAAAATATTTCGAAAAAGATTTTACGTTATGAAGGAATAGAAACACCAGATTGGATTGAACTTACAAAAATGGAGGATCTAAATCTTGATGAGTTAGATAAGTTAGGATTTCCGTTAGTCGTAAAACCAAACTCTGGTGGGTCAAGTGTTGGAGTAAAGATTGTCTATAATAAAGACGAATTAATTTCAATGCTGGAAACTGTGTTTGAATGGGATTCTGAAGTAGTAATAGAGAAGTATATAAAAGGTGACGAGATTACATGTTCCATTTTTGATGGAAAACAGTTACCCATCATTTCAATTCGACACGCGGCGGAGTTCTTTGATTACAATGCGAAATATGATGATGCTGGTACTATTGAAGAAGTTATTGAACTTCCAGTTGAATTGAAAGAACGTGTAAACAAAGCGTCACTGGCTTGCTATAAAGCATTAAAATGTAGTGTTTATGCAAGGGTTGATATGATGGTGAAAGACGGTATTCCATATGTAATGGAAGTTAACACATTACCAGGGATGACACAAGCAAGTCTACTACCAAAAAGTGCAGATGCAGCGGGAATTAATTATAGCAAACTATTAGATATGATTATTGAAACTTCATTAAGAGTAAGGGAAGAAGAAGGGTTTTAA
- the tenA gene encoding thiaminase II, with protein sequence MTFSQSLRKEVDSIWEASFQHPFVKKLGEGTLDLASFRYYVLQDSYYLSHFARVQTLGAAKALELETTARMAHHAQNTYEAELSLHENFAKKLGITQEEKDNFIPAPTAYAYTSHMYRAAYEGHLGDIIAAILPCYWLYYEIGERLKECQPEEPIYNEWISAYGSDWFRTLVEEQITRLDAIAEKVTEADRNRMKQHFIISSQYEYSFWEMAYTLEKWPVNTEVKDVIG encoded by the coding sequence ATGACTTTTTCACAATCGTTACGTAAAGAAGTAGATTCAATTTGGGAAGCTAGTTTTCAGCATCCTTTTGTAAAAAAACTTGGTGAAGGAACATTAGATTTAGCTAGTTTTCGCTATTACGTGCTTCAAGATTCATATTATTTAAGTCACTTTGCTAGAGTACAAACTTTAGGAGCTGCAAAAGCACTGGAATTAGAAACGACAGCTCGTATGGCACACCATGCCCAAAATACATATGAGGCGGAATTATCATTACATGAGAATTTTGCGAAGAAACTAGGGATAACACAAGAAGAAAAAGATAATTTTATCCCTGCTCCAACTGCATACGCATATACTTCACATATGTATCGTGCTGCGTATGAAGGACATTTAGGCGATATCATTGCAGCAATTTTACCTTGCTATTGGCTGTATTATGAAATTGGTGAGCGTTTAAAAGAGTGTCAGCCAGAAGAGCCGATTTATAACGAATGGATTTCTGCTTATGGATCTGATTGGTTCCGAACATTAGTTGAAGAGCAAATTACACGATTAGATGCAATAGCTGAAAAAGTAACAGAGGCAGACCGAAATCGAATGAAACAACATTTTATTATTAGTAGCCAATATGAATATTCATTTTGGGAAATGGCTTATACTTTAGAAAAGTGGCCAGTGAATACAGAAGTAAAAGATGTAATTGGATAA
- a CDS encoding DUF3914 domain-containing protein → MQIGSNIHTLSQPTKITPSTLEHNTISSTKLEGKKVNDPIKFDIRSSEKEMKQPEHKFNELDLWKMLKDKGVPLWIILEMLQKVRKEKEAQNNSVQNSNAIEETNESRLNDVM, encoded by the coding sequence ATGCAAATCGGATCAAACATTCATACATTATCTCAACCTACTAAAATAACTCCATCTACTCTTGAGCATAATACTATCTCTTCTACTAAACTTGAAGGTAAGAAAGTAAATGATCCTATCAAGTTCGATATTCGTTCATCTGAAAAAGAAATGAAACAACCTGAGCATAAATTTAACGAATTAGATTTATGGAAAATGTTGAAAGATAAAGGTGTCCCTTTATGGATCATACTTGAAATGCTACAAAAAGTTCGTAAAGAAAAAGAAGCTCAAAATAATTCAGTTCAAAATTCAAATGCGATTGAAGAAACAAACGAGAGTCGATTAAACGACGTAATGTAA
- a CDS encoding ABC transporter ATP-binding protein — translation MKILHAKSISKVYKGKVPYKALVDIDLSIQEGEFVGIMGPSGSGKTTLLNMVSTIDSPSSGEILINGTNPFQLSSEELALFRRKQLGFVFQSFNLLSTLTVKENIVLPMTLDGVSVQEMNKRVEEIAEKLNITDILSKRTFEISGGQAQRTAIARAIIHKPQLLLADEPTGNLDSKSSNDVMEMLDTLNKEEKATMMLVTHDPYAASFCSRVIFIKDGQLYNEIYCGESRQAFYQKIMDVLSLLGGKRHDFSSVRI, via the coding sequence ATGAAAATTTTACATGCAAAAAGTATTAGTAAAGTATATAAAGGGAAAGTGCCTTATAAAGCATTAGTAGATATTGATTTATCCATTCAAGAAGGCGAATTTGTAGGGATTATGGGGCCATCTGGTAGTGGGAAAACAACGTTATTGAATATGGTATCTACAATTGATTCTCCATCATCGGGAGAAATTTTAATTAATGGCACAAATCCTTTTCAATTATCATCAGAAGAATTAGCGTTATTCCGCAGAAAACAATTAGGATTTGTTTTTCAATCATTTAATCTTCTTAGTACACTTACTGTAAAAGAAAACATCGTATTACCGATGACTTTAGATGGTGTGTCTGTACAAGAAATGAACAAACGAGTGGAAGAAATTGCAGAGAAATTAAATATTACAGATATATTGAGTAAAAGAACGTTTGAAATATCAGGGGGACAAGCTCAAAGAACGGCAATCGCACGTGCTATTATTCATAAGCCACAATTATTACTTGCTGACGAACCAACAGGGAATTTAGACTCTAAATCTTCAAATGATGTAATGGAGATGCTTGATACTCTAAATAAAGAAGAAAAAGCGACGATGATGTTAGTTACACATGATCCGTATGCAGCGAGTTTTTGCAGTAGAGTAATATTTATTAAAGATGGTCAACTATATAATGAAATCTATTGCGGCGAAAGCAGGCAAGCGTTTTATCAAAAGATTATGGATGTCCTTTCTTTGTTAGGAGGGAAAAGGCATGACTTTTCGTCAGTTCGCATTTAA
- a CDS encoding lipoprotein BA_5634 family protein, which yields MKRTLTIFMLTILLLISFSACSKKENLFPANGILIIGDEKKFSPIINRYQEITKANEVFSVKTGIHGNGHVLILNESTAQALIKAKVFRERDNGSNFIPVNTLPKFPKGGSLLFAQDDEMTLKSIKLEGKEIPVIYNSDAWIGNKRIYPAQQYVIVSKNNVYKEIKANETKMHLLQFKKSIGDEKPKMSTDNSLVNENIKVKKLIKGLEGEVSFQFVTIGEKS from the coding sequence ATGAAAAGAACTTTAACTATTTTTATGTTAACGATACTACTATTAATAAGTTTTAGTGCATGTTCTAAAAAGGAGAATCTATTTCCTGCAAACGGTATATTAATCATTGGAGATGAAAAAAAATTTTCACCAATTATTAATCGTTATCAGGAAATTACGAAAGCAAATGAAGTGTTTTCTGTGAAAACAGGTATTCATGGAAACGGACACGTATTAATTTTAAATGAGTCTACAGCACAAGCATTGATTAAAGCTAAAGTTTTTCGTGAACGAGACAATGGTTCTAATTTTATACCTGTAAATACGTTACCGAAATTCCCAAAAGGGGGTTCGCTACTGTTTGCACAAGACGACGAAATGACTTTGAAAAGTATTAAACTAGAAGGAAAAGAGATTCCTGTCATATACAATAGTGACGCTTGGATAGGTAACAAACGTATTTATCCAGCACAACAGTATGTGATTGTATCAAAAAACAATGTATATAAGGAAATAAAAGCAAATGAAACAAAAATGCATCTTCTTCAATTTAAAAAATCTATAGGTGACGAAAAACCTAAAATGTCGACAGATAATTCATTGGTTAATGAAAATATCAAAGTAAAAAAGCTAATTAAAGGTTTGGAAGGAGAAGTATCTTTTCAGTTTGTAACGATTGGAGAAAAATCTTAA
- a CDS encoding heterocycloanthracin/sonorensin family bacteriocin produces the protein MNQFQQELQALSLNDYRSGNIVYWDQQNQYPYYYYIEDAARRCGGCGRCGGCGGRCGGFRCGGFRCIGCFGCFGCGNCGGCGGCGGCSNCFNGTSDTTGTIVTYEY, from the coding sequence ATGAATCAGTTTCAACAAGAACTACAAGCGCTAAGCCTTAATGATTACCGGTCTGGAAATATTGTGTATTGGGACCAGCAAAACCAATATCCATATTATTACTATATTGAAGATGCTGCTCGTCGCTGTGGCGGCTGTGGTCGTTGCGGAGGTTGTGGCGGTCGCTGTGGTGGGTTTCGTTGTGGTGGATTCCGTTGTATTGGTTGCTTCGGTTGTTTTGGTTGTGGAAATTGTGGCGGCTGTGGCGGTTGTGGTGGTTGCTCTAATTGTTTTAATGGTACTTCTGATACTACTGGTACTATTGTAACATATGAATATTAA
- a CDS encoding ABC transporter permease, with product MTFRQFAFNNIFRNKRTYAGHFLSSTFSIMIFFTYALLLFHPDLQGELKSTSATISAYGTMGFTISQGLIFVFSFFFILYSVSSFLKTRKKEFGILMMQGMSMKQFKKLLLIENMLIGFGSICIGIFIGLIFSKLVLLISASVLMINNGLPFYTPVKAVLLTVITFLFLFLIVSLFTFKMVKITELVELIRAEEKPKPEPKSSILLSLLSLSSIGYGYFSVFRFISSSSFTTLGMGVLLVIIGTYFLYTQCSVYILHLAKRRESFFLKRTNILTFSELIYRMKDNATMFFIVSIVSAVAFTAIGTTAAIGSKDLVRMTNPYTFLYGDFENDKALNKNLSIIKKQLSDANIPYRMASASYIYTESNVIVMKLSEYNDLAKALGYQQETIEKEDEILLIPGVVSQKQEFKNGEYKKSIEVIQGEWTKTFQVKKAVENLVLPHDTRNIYIAVQDHVYDEIPITSDPDNLDIPYRTYGFVVDDWIKTKRISNELISTFAEEEGSFQFRALTIDLLSAKQTNGLLLMASVLVGIVFFTFAASFIYFRLYTDLDRDQQQYKMISKMGLSKRELKKVVTRQLLLMFFLPIIIAVIHTVVAYMALQQLVDFSIMNSSIVILISFICIQVLYFFITRWRYLQKLYKVMDE from the coding sequence ATGACTTTTCGTCAGTTCGCATTTAATAATATTTTTCGTAATAAGCGTACATATGCAGGTCATTTTTTAAGTAGTACATTTTCTATTATGATTTTCTTTACGTATGCTCTTTTATTATTTCATCCTGATTTACAAGGGGAATTAAAATCAACAAGTGCAACAATAAGCGCGTATGGTACTATGGGATTTACAATTTCGCAAGGTTTGATTTTTGTATTTTCATTTTTCTTTATTCTATATTCAGTTAGTTCATTTTTAAAAACTCGTAAGAAAGAATTTGGCATATTAATGATGCAAGGTATGTCAATGAAACAGTTTAAGAAATTATTATTAATTGAAAATATGTTGATTGGATTTGGTTCAATTTGTATAGGGATTTTCATCGGACTCATATTTTCTAAACTAGTCTTATTGATAAGCGCAAGTGTATTAATGATTAATAATGGTTTACCTTTTTATACACCAGTGAAGGCTGTATTATTAACAGTTATCACTTTTCTTTTCTTATTTTTAATTGTTTCACTATTTACATTTAAAATGGTAAAAATAACGGAACTTGTGGAACTTATTCGAGCAGAGGAAAAGCCAAAACCTGAACCAAAATCTTCAATTTTATTATCGCTACTTTCTTTAAGTAGTATAGGATATGGATATTTCTCAGTATTTCGCTTCATTTCAAGTTCCAGTTTTACTACGCTTGGAATGGGTGTCCTACTAGTAATTATAGGAACGTACTTTTTATATACACAGTGTAGCGTTTATATATTACATCTTGCTAAAAGGAGAGAATCTTTCTTTTTAAAGAGAACAAATATATTAACGTTTTCTGAATTAATTTACCGTATGAAAGATAATGCAACGATGTTTTTTATAGTTTCTATTGTTTCAGCAGTTGCATTTACAGCGATTGGTACAACAGCTGCAATTGGAAGTAAAGATTTGGTAAGGATGACAAATCCGTATACATTTTTATATGGGGATTTTGAAAACGACAAAGCATTAAATAAAAATCTTTCTATTATTAAAAAACAACTTTCTGATGCTAACATTCCGTATCGAATGGCTTCAGCTTCATATATATACACAGAAAGTAATGTAATTGTAATGAAGTTAAGTGAATATAACGATCTTGCTAAAGCACTTGGGTATCAACAAGAAACGATTGAAAAAGAGGATGAAATTTTATTAATTCCTGGAGTCGTATCACAAAAACAAGAATTTAAAAATGGCGAGTATAAAAAAAGTATAGAAGTCATTCAAGGTGAATGGACAAAGACATTTCAAGTGAAAAAAGCTGTAGAAAATTTAGTTTTACCACATGATACTAGAAATATATATATCGCTGTTCAAGATCATGTATATGATGAAATACCTATTACTAGTGATCCAGATAATCTTGATATTCCATATCGTACTTACGGATTTGTTGTAGACGATTGGATAAAAACGAAGAGAATTTCAAACGAATTAATTAGTACATTTGCGGAAGAAGAAGGTAGTTTTCAGTTTCGAGCTTTAACTATAGATTTGTTAAGTGCAAAACAAACGAATGGATTATTACTTATGGCAAGTGTTTTAGTCGGAATCGTCTTCTTTACATTCGCTGCTAGTTTTATTTATTTCCGATTATATACTGATTTGGATCGTGATCAACAGCAATATAAAATGATTTCGAAAATGGGTTTAAGTAAACGAGAGCTAAAGAAAGTTGTAACGAGACAGTTATTATTAATGTTCTTCTTACCGATTATCATTGCAGTGATACATACTGTAGTCGCTTATATGGCATTACAACAATTAGTCGATTTTTCTATTATGAATAGTTCTATCGTAATTTTAATTTCATTTATTTGTATACAAGTTTTATATTTCTTTATAACCCGTTGGCGTTACCTGCAAAAGCTTTATAAGGTTATGGATGAATAG
- a CDS encoding homoserine dehydrogenase, with protein sequence MIEFKSIIHSYKLKRKIAKDLYGKRDELTMLLNELNNIKCTVTSEKKKNNLLSRLELIYQNMKLDKLYPLPVAFNSKLLERLEKESLHTIKDGVTCLYLMLDINYEKIKQYGSNTSRSVVPLSQSSICLADCVCLTGFVLGLLGAISICSIT encoded by the coding sequence ATGATTGAATTTAAATCTATTATCCATTCGTACAAACTAAAGAGAAAAATAGCTAAGGATTTATACGGAAAAAGAGATGAATTGACGATGTTATTAAATGAACTTAATAACATTAAATGTACTGTAACATCTGAAAAAAAGAAAAATAATCTATTATCTCGTTTAGAATTAATTTATCAAAATATGAAATTAGATAAACTGTATCCTCTTCCAGTTGCTTTTAATAGTAAATTATTGGAGCGATTAGAAAAAGAATCTCTACATACTATTAAGGATGGTGTAACATGTCTTTACTTAATGTTAGATATAAATTATGAGAAAATAAAACAATACGGATCGAATACAAGTAGGTCAGTTGTTCCATTATCGCAGTCTTCCATTTGTCTTGCTGATTGTGTTTGTTTAACAGGATTTGTATTAGGTTTACTAGGAGCAATATCTATATGTTCAATTACATAA